One Deltaproteobacteria bacterium genomic window, GGAACTCTGAAAGGATTGAGATTTTTATGCGGCGGAGAGGCTTAAACAGGCAAAACCACCTGACTTTTGGTGCTTTGTGGCAAGATCCAGAAATATCAGGTGGTTAGCTGGCGCAGTCGCGTGACCTGTGGTCACTTGCGGTCAAAACTCATGACTTGAGACTGACGAAGTAATATTCACCAGCTCGTTCGATCCAAACTAATAGGCGGTTTTTACCCTTGGCCGCCTTGCGCACCGTATCAACGCCCTCAACTTTGCGGCCGTCAACCTTGAGGATCAGATCACCGGGACGGAGTCCTGCGCGCTCGGCGGGACTATCCGGACTGACTTGGGTGATGATGACGCCACTTTTGGATTCGAGGTTGTAGCGCTCTTGAGCTGATTTACTCCACGGCGCAATGGTCATACCAAAGACTTGAGGACCTGCACTGGACGCTTCGTCTTCGTCCTCGCTGTCGTCATCCTTAGCGCTACCATGGCCGCGATCCTCAGGGTGCTGCGACACTGTCACAGTGATCGTTTTCTTTTTGCCGTCGCGGAACACCGTGAGGTTGGCTTTGGTCCCTGGCTTCATGAGGCCGATCGCCGTTGTGACTTCCGAATGCGATTTAATCAGCTGGCCATTAACTTCGACGATCACATCGCCTGTCTCCAGCCCTGCTTTTGCAGCGGGACCACCTGGCATCAAACGGCTCACCAAACCGCCACCGTGAACGCCCTCAGGTAAATTCAGACTGGTGATCATCTCGTCATCTAGCGGCTGCAAATAAACACCAAGGTAGCCGCGACGCACGTGCCCATTATTAATGAGCTGCTCGGCGACCGTTCTGACCATCGATGCGGGCACGGCGAAACCGATACCGTTGTAAGCACCGGAACGCGAGTAAATCGCCGTGTTCATACCGACGCATTTGCCGCGCATATCGATGAGTGGTCCACCGCTGTTACCGGGATTGATCGCCGCATCGGTCTGGATGAAGTTGCCGATATTGGCGATGCCGAGGCTGCCGCGACTGAGAGCTGAGACCACACCGAAGGAAAGACTGGCCTCGAGTCCAAAAGGAGCGCCAACTGCCACCACGAAGTCACCAACCGACAAGTCGTCCGAATTGGTTAGTTGTAGGGCACCCAGGCCTGTGCGGTTAAAGTCCTCTTTCTTGATCTGAACGACAGCGATGTCGGTGTTGGGATCGCGGCCCACAACCTTACCGGTGTAGGTCTCGTTGTTGGCGAGCTTCAGCTGAATTTCATCTGCGCCTTGGACCACGTGGTTATTAGTGATGATGTAGCCTTTAGCCACGTCGATGAAAAAGCCCGAGCCTACGCCCTCCTCACGCTTCTCGCGGTGAGGTCTCCCGCCACCACCGCCACCTCCGGGGCCCCCACCGGGTCCGCCCGGACCGCCGCCTGGGCCACCCTGACCGCCGCGTCCGCCACCTGGTCCGAAAAAGAAGTCGAATGGATCGATCATGCCGTAAGGCATGCTCTGCACATTTTTATAAACGGAGACGAAGACCACGGCCTGACTCGACTGCTTAGCAATCTGGGCCACTCCTTTGGACATCCGCTGGAGGACGTCCACGTTCTCCCCAGTGATACCAGCACCGGAGGAGGCTGGTATCTGGTAGCCCGCGGCCGTCGCCACCGGAGCGATGCCACTCAGGGCTATCCCGAGCACCAGGTTAAGTAACCATAACCACTTGGGTTTACTCATTTGACTCATACGCCTCACTCCCACAGGTTTGGAATCGAGATCAGGTTCTCATATCGTGGCCAACGGCCCGTTATAAAAAGATGAGAATCCTCTGCCAGATGTCAAGCAGAACGGCTTGGCTCGGACGTCATTATGAGCTAATACTCTAGGCTCTCTAGAAATTTGAGAGACAACGTATCCATAAACTAGTTAGCGAGAGGACCCCGCCGTCATGTCGAAGAGCCGTGAGGTTATTGAAAAACACCTGAAGAACGCCCAGGAACACCTTGCTGCCCGCACCAAACTGCTGGCCGACAAGAAACTGGACAAAAAGCAAACCAAGCGGGACGTCACCTTTCGCAAGCTGCAAGCTCTAGTCCGCAAGTATGCTAACCGTCTAGCATCTCTAGACAAACTCCAAGCTGTGCTAACGGACGTTGAGCAACGGCGCGCTGAGCGTGCAGCGGCTCCTAAGGTGCCGAAAGAGAAGAAAAAACGCGTCGTAGCTCCGGCTCCCAAGGCCAAAGGCGGCGGTAAAAAAGAGAAAAAGGCCTGATTTATCCCGGTCTTTGACAGGCGCCGCTGGCTTTGTGGTCAGCGGCTTTTGTTCGTTCTCTAGAAAAATAATGGCAACACACCTAACCTGATCATCAGCGATGGCCCATCCGCATAATGGATCGCTGAAACCTCAACATGGAACAAACGATCGCCGCAATCCGGGAATTTTTTGCGAATATTCTGCGAACCAATGACGACCAAAAACAAGTTAATGTTTAAAAAACAAAACATTGTTTTAATTAAAGTGTTATTTTTAACCTTGGTTACGAGGACTTAGGTTCGCTTAGCCCTAAAGTTTCACCTTGAAAATGCCGATACCCAGAAAGAGGTGCAGGGACTTCGAGGAACCAACATTGTCAAAGCTAATTAATCTACAACACATCCTGCTAGCCACGCTGACATGTATCACCATTGGCTGCGGGGAAAACAAAACGCGCAGTGCGGAAACGCCGACCGTAAACACGAAGCCGCGGCAGGTACAGAATCAGCCCAAAAAGCGGCAGGTGATGCTGGGGCTTTTTGGTGGCTATCTGAGTTGCGGTAGCAACGAGGAGGCACCACTCGATGGTACCCGTATGGTGCGCTATATGCAGGCAATCAGCACTAAACTTAATAAAGAAGGCGGCAGTCAGCCGACTCACGTCATTAGCTGTTTCGGTCTTGATGCCACGGTCGTAAACTTCATAACCTCTGCTGATCCCCAAAAAGTCACGAAGCTAGGGGTTCGGGACTTCATTAAGGAGTTTGGTGACCTAGCAGAGACTCAAACGGACGCGGATCTACACGTAGTGGGACATTCCTACGGAGGATGGCTGAGCCTGCAGGTTGCCAGCGCTATCCGGAATACAAAACCGCCGCGTTCTCTGACGACCGTCGATCCCATCAGTCACGTTCTCTGCACCCCGCCGGACGTCATCAATAGTTTGATTGGCA contains:
- a CDS encoding Do family serine endopeptidase; translated protein: MSQMSKPKWLWLLNLVLGIALSGIAPVATAAGYQIPASSGAGITGENVDVLQRMSKGVAQIAKQSSQAVVFVSVYKNVQSMPYGMIDPFDFFFGPGGGRGGQGGPGGGPGGPGGGPGGGGGGGRPHREKREEGVGSGFFIDVAKGYIITNNHVVQGADEIQLKLANNETYTGKVVGRDPNTDIAVVQIKKEDFNRTGLGALQLTNSDDLSVGDFVVAVGAPFGLEASLSFGVVSALSRGSLGIANIGNFIQTDAAINPGNSGGPLIDMRGKCVGMNTAIYSRSGAYNGIGFAVPASMVRTVAEQLINNGHVRRGYLGVYLQPLDDEMITSLNLPEGVHGGGLVSRLMPGGPAAKAGLETGDVIVEVNGQLIKSHSEVTTAIGLMKPGTKANLTVFRDGKKKTITVTVSQHPEDRGHGSAKDDDSEDEDEASSAGPQVFGMTIAPWSKSAQERYNLESKSGVIITQVSPDSPAERAGLRPGDLILKVDGRKVEGVDTVRKAAKGKNRLLVWIERAGEYYFVSLKS
- a CDS encoding alpha/beta fold hydrolase, with protein sequence MKMPIPRKRCRDFEEPTLSKLINLQHILLATLTCITIGCGENKTRSAETPTVNTKPRQVQNQPKKRQVMLGLFGGYLSCGSNEEAPLDGTRMVRYMQAISTKLNKEGGSQPTHVISCFGLDATVVNFITSADPQKVTKLGVRDFIKEFGDLAETQTDADLHVVGHSYGGWLSLQVASAIRNTKPPRSLTTVDPISHVLCTPPDVINSLIGNPVKSTCNQAPADLSEDSLQDIAAVTDKWLNFYQTDANLLHSGVLNGAENVKISFPAAPLDPHTKIADDASVIAKVLELVGEG